The following are from one region of the Salvia splendens isolate huo1 chromosome 2, SspV2, whole genome shotgun sequence genome:
- the LOC121790147 gene encoding apyrase 2-like isoform X1, giving the protein MEGAKSFWKGDEEEELESVQDTQPLKSGGGNGQIRFRSPSAAELLDAQQQVQMEKVLKRNRQHETFSDKFQRWRGAMLLVFVPLLLISFVLFLMPSNSSPDSISRKFAPNFMSKKYAVIFDAGSSGSRVHVFCFNKQLDLVPMGEELELFEQLQPGLSAYAKDSEAAANSLSELLEKAEAAVPEELRSITPVKVGATAGLRQLEGDASDRILQAVRDYLKKKSSFKSKADWVTVLDGNQEGAYQWVTINYLLGNLGKEYSSTVGVVDLGGGSVQMAYAISESDAAKAPKVSGGEESYVQQMYLKGRKYYLYIHSYLHYGLLAARAEILKTTQDSGNPCILEGYDDSYKYGPTEYKASALPSGSSLSKCREATIKALKVNESCTHMKCTFGGVWNGGGGDGQKNLFVASFFFDRAAEAGFVDPSLAVATVRPSDFEEAAKQACQTRLEDAKASYSRVKPENLPFLCMDLVYQFTLLVDGLGIDPWQKITLVKKVKYQNSLVEAAWPLGSAIEAVSSST; this is encoded by the exons ATGGAAGGAGCTAAATCATTTT GGAAAGGCGACGAGGAGGAAGAGCTGGAGTCGGTGCAGGACACTCAGCCGTTGAAGTCTGGTGGGGGGAACGGCCAGATTCGATTTCGATCGCCGTCGGCTGCTGAGCTTTTGGATGCGCAGCAGCAAGTTCAGATGGAGAAGGTTTTGAAACGAAACAGGCAGCACGAGACCTTTTCTGACAAGTTCCAGAGATGGCGTGGTGCGATGCTATTGGTTTTTGTCCCTCTCCTGCTGATATCATTTGTGCTATTTCTCATGCCCTCGAATTCGTCTCCCGATTCTATCTCTAGAAAGTTCGCTCCCAACTTCATGTCTAAGAAATATGCGGTCATCTTTGATGCTGGAAGCTCTGGTAGTCGGGTGCACGTCTTCTGCTTTAACAAGCAGCTAGATCTTGTTCCTATGGGAGAAGAACTTGAGCTGTTTGAGCAG CTGCAACCGGGTCTGAGTGCGTATGCGAAGGACTCCGAGGCTGCTGCAAATTCACTCTCAGAACTACTTGAAAAGGCTGAAGCAGCAGTTCCTGAAGAGCTGCGGTCCATCACTCCAGTTAAAGTTGGG GCTACTGCTGGTCTAAGGCAGTTGGAAGGTGATGCATCTGACAGGATTTTACAAGCA GTGAGGGattatttaaagaaaaaaagctCCTTTAAGTCAAAGGCTGACTGGGTCACAGTTTTGGATGGGAACCAGGAAGGTGCTTACCAATGG GTGACCATTAACTATCTATTGGGAAATTTGGGCAAAGAGTACTCCAGTACTGTTGGAGTGGTTGATCTTGGGGGTGGCTCTGTTCAAATGGCATATGCAATCTCAGAGTCAGATGCTGCTAAAGCTCCTAAGGTATCTGGTGGAGAGGAGTCCTATGTGCAACAAATGTATCTCAAGGGAAGAAAATATTATCTCTATATTCACAG TTACCTACATTATGGTTTACTGGCTGCTCGAGCTGAGATTTTAAAAACCACTCAAGACTCTGGGAATCCATGTATACTGGAGGGCTATGATG ATTCTTACAAATATGGCCCAACAGAGTATAAGGCTTCGGCTTTGCCCTCTGGTTCCAGCCTCAGCAAATGTAGGGAGGCAACTATAAAGGCTCTAAAAGTCAATGAGTCTTGTACCCATATGAAATGCACATTTGGGGGTGTTTGGAATGGCGGGGGAGGCGATGGCCAGAAGAATTTGTTTGTTGCTTCATTTTTCTTCGACAGAGCTGCTGAG GCTGGTTTTGTTGACCCGAGCCTGGCTGTTGCCACAGTTCGTCCATCTGATTTCGAGGAGGCAGCTAAACAAGCTTGCCAAACTCGTCTTGAAGATGCCAAAGCTTCATATTCTCGTGTGAAACCAGAAAACCTTCCATTCCTGTGCATGGACCTTGTTTATCAGTTTACTCTGCTTGTGGATGGATTAG GCATTGATCCCTGGCAAAAGATTACATTAGTGAAAAAAGTTAAATACCAGAATTCACTGGTCGAAGCAGCATGGCCATTGGGCAGTGCCATTGAGGCTGTTTCATCGTCCACCTAA
- the LOC121790147 gene encoding apyrase 2-like isoform X2, translated as MEKVLKRNRQHETFSDKFQRWRGAMLLVFVPLLLISFVLFLMPSNSSPDSISRKFAPNFMSKKYAVIFDAGSSGSRVHVFCFNKQLDLVPMGEELELFEQLQPGLSAYAKDSEAAANSLSELLEKAEAAVPEELRSITPVKVGATAGLRQLEGDASDRILQAVRDYLKKKSSFKSKADWVTVLDGNQEGAYQWVTINYLLGNLGKEYSSTVGVVDLGGGSVQMAYAISESDAAKAPKVSGGEESYVQQMYLKGRKYYLYIHSYLHYGLLAARAEILKTTQDSGNPCILEGYDDSYKYGPTEYKASALPSGSSLSKCREATIKALKVNESCTHMKCTFGGVWNGGGGDGQKNLFVASFFFDRAAEAGFVDPSLAVATVRPSDFEEAAKQACQTRLEDAKASYSRVKPENLPFLCMDLVYQFTLLVDGLGIDPWQKITLVKKVKYQNSLVEAAWPLGSAIEAVSSST; from the exons ATGGAGAAGGTTTTGAAACGAAACAGGCAGCACGAGACCTTTTCTGACAAGTTCCAGAGATGGCGTGGTGCGATGCTATTGGTTTTTGTCCCTCTCCTGCTGATATCATTTGTGCTATTTCTCATGCCCTCGAATTCGTCTCCCGATTCTATCTCTAGAAAGTTCGCTCCCAACTTCATGTCTAAGAAATATGCGGTCATCTTTGATGCTGGAAGCTCTGGTAGTCGGGTGCACGTCTTCTGCTTTAACAAGCAGCTAGATCTTGTTCCTATGGGAGAAGAACTTGAGCTGTTTGAGCAG CTGCAACCGGGTCTGAGTGCGTATGCGAAGGACTCCGAGGCTGCTGCAAATTCACTCTCAGAACTACTTGAAAAGGCTGAAGCAGCAGTTCCTGAAGAGCTGCGGTCCATCACTCCAGTTAAAGTTGGG GCTACTGCTGGTCTAAGGCAGTTGGAAGGTGATGCATCTGACAGGATTTTACAAGCA GTGAGGGattatttaaagaaaaaaagctCCTTTAAGTCAAAGGCTGACTGGGTCACAGTTTTGGATGGGAACCAGGAAGGTGCTTACCAATGG GTGACCATTAACTATCTATTGGGAAATTTGGGCAAAGAGTACTCCAGTACTGTTGGAGTGGTTGATCTTGGGGGTGGCTCTGTTCAAATGGCATATGCAATCTCAGAGTCAGATGCTGCTAAAGCTCCTAAGGTATCTGGTGGAGAGGAGTCCTATGTGCAACAAATGTATCTCAAGGGAAGAAAATATTATCTCTATATTCACAG TTACCTACATTATGGTTTACTGGCTGCTCGAGCTGAGATTTTAAAAACCACTCAAGACTCTGGGAATCCATGTATACTGGAGGGCTATGATG ATTCTTACAAATATGGCCCAACAGAGTATAAGGCTTCGGCTTTGCCCTCTGGTTCCAGCCTCAGCAAATGTAGGGAGGCAACTATAAAGGCTCTAAAAGTCAATGAGTCTTGTACCCATATGAAATGCACATTTGGGGGTGTTTGGAATGGCGGGGGAGGCGATGGCCAGAAGAATTTGTTTGTTGCTTCATTTTTCTTCGACAGAGCTGCTGAG GCTGGTTTTGTTGACCCGAGCCTGGCTGTTGCCACAGTTCGTCCATCTGATTTCGAGGAGGCAGCTAAACAAGCTTGCCAAACTCGTCTTGAAGATGCCAAAGCTTCATATTCTCGTGTGAAACCAGAAAACCTTCCATTCCTGTGCATGGACCTTGTTTATCAGTTTACTCTGCTTGTGGATGGATTAG GCATTGATCCCTGGCAAAAGATTACATTAGTGAAAAAAGTTAAATACCAGAATTCACTGGTCGAAGCAGCATGGCCATTGGGCAGTGCCATTGAGGCTGTTTCATCGTCCACCTAA
- the LOC121790160 gene encoding protein N-lysine methyltransferase METTL21A-like, translating to MAGIAEEAPPPVAEEEEENVVAELGLYKGQVKLVIDCEEEIMLLWAIQQPIFSKNNAFVSQSSLQLKIDACGRSLSILQSPSSLGTPGVTGSVMWDSGIILGKFLEHSVESGKISLQGKNVVELGSGCGLVGCIAALLGARVILTDLSDRLKLLRKNVETNLYGDERGSARVEELTWGDDLDKDFTDPSPDFVIGSDVVYSEGAVVDLMETLVELCGKQTTVVLAGELRNDAILEYFLEAASKEFVVGRVDEGQWHPDYRSSRVAIYVLVKI from the exons ATGGCGGGAATAGCAGAGGAAGCACCGCCGCCggtggcggaggaggaggaggagaacgTAGTGGCAGAGCTGGGGTTGTACAAGGGGCAAGTCAAATTAGTAATCGATTGTGAAGAAGAAATAATGCTGCTGTGGGCAATCCAGCAGCCCATCTTCTCCAAAAACAATGCTTTTGTCAGCCAATCATCTCTTCAACTCAAAATCGACGCTTGCGGCCGTTCTCTCTCCATTCTCCAGTCCCCATCTTCTCTG GGCACTCCTGGAGTAACTGGGTCTGTGATGTGGGAcagtggcatcattcttgggaAGTTTCTAGAACATTCTGTTGAATCTGGAAAGATTTCGCTCCAAGGGAAGAATGTGGTTGAGTTGGGCTCCGGCTGTGGATTAGTCGG CTGCATTGCTGCTTTATTGGGAGCTCGTGTAATTCTGACTGACCTGTCTGATCGACTGAAGCTGCTGAGAAAGAACGTTGAGACCAATCTCTATGGAGACGAGCGAGGGTCTGCAAGAGTGGAAGAGCTAACATGGGGAGATGATCTAGACAAGGATTTCACTGACCCTTCACCTGATTTTG TGATCGGCTCAGATGTTGTATACAGCGAAGGCGCTGTGGTCGATCTGATGGAAACGCTTGTAGAACTTTGTGGGAAGCAAACAACTGTCGTCTTGGCTGGAGAGCTTCGCAATG ATGCTATCCTGGAATACTTCTTGGAAGCTGCTAGTAAAGAGTTCGTTGTTGGGCGAGTCGATGAAGGCCAATGGCATCCAGATTATCGCAGTTCACGCGTTGCTATATATGTTTTGGTGAAGATATAG
- the LOC121790170 gene encoding F-box protein SKIP16-like isoform X1 codes for MGLENVSGLAMHVILSKSGPTEAAAVACLGKRFRALASDDLLWAQFCSHELDLTSPLDPGDNPAPSFKAAYQAWRESFSMYPWPLVLRVRRCWGRIKAWLAVNFPEALPTLRKGASEDAIEDFEKALKVKLPLPTRVLYRFCDGQELPDEGSSGGMPSSLLGIIGGYTLYDHLVNVFMLPLSQIILDTKSIMDQIGLSSRSKYIVVAASATYSEKLFFLNCGSGQLFVGTRNLVTDGEMLPCVPDTLISSVHDRSGSQQQDAMLLWLEEHGRRLEEGIIKVRQERKMRSINLFPEEPPLCTSAITNGVKVRASAAFLPEFSNLQDELEKFLFAYSIRMSLSPDGCVINGLTFSSCQLYWRHWIIRANDAIVSNVNAEAVIGKFPLLRPGEAEFVYESCTSLRASKGSVEGSFTFVPGRLADPEGAPFPVEVARFPLQLPDYIF; via the exons ATGGGTTTGGAGAACGTAAGCGGCCTCGCGATGCATGTTATCCTCTCCAAATCGGGCCCTACCGAAGCCGCCGCCGTCGCCTGCCTCGGCAAGCGATTCCGCGCCTTGGCCTCCGATGACCTCCTCTGGGCCCAGTTCTGCTCACACGAGCTCGATCTCACCTCCCCtctcgatcccggcgacaatcCCGCCCCTTCCTTCAAG GCAGCTTATCAAGCATGGCGGGAGAGTTTTTCGATGTATCCATGGCCACTTGTCTTACGGGTTAGAAGGTGCTGGGGCAGAATTAAGGCATGGTTGGCAGTAAACTTTCCGGAGGCTTTGCCAACTCTGCGCAAAGGCGCATCAGAAGATGCGATTGAGGATTTTGAGAAAGCGTTGAAAGTTAAACTGCCTCTCCCTACTAGGGTACTCTACCGATTTTGTGATGGCCAGGAGCTACCGGATGAAGGCTCGAGTGGAGGGATGCCGTCGAGTTTATTGGGTATAATTGGTGGCTACACTCTATATGATCACTTGGTGAATGTGTTTATGTTGCCCTTGAGCCAAATCATACTTGACACGAAGAGTATTATGGATCAAATCGGGCTGAGCAGTAGATCCAAGTATATTGTAGTGGCAGCTTCTGCTACTTACAGTGAAAAGCTTTTCTTTTTGAACTGTGGCAGCGGCCAGCTTTTCGTTGGCACAAGGAATCTTGTGACGGATGGGGAGATGCTTCCTTGTGTTCCGGATACATTGATTAGTTCAGTGCATGATCGATCAGGAAGCCAGCAGCAGGATGCTATGCTTTTGTGGCTTGAAGAACATGGTCGTCGGTTGGAAGAGGGCATTATTAAAGTTCGCCAAGAGAGGAAAATGCGAAGTATCAATTTGTTCCCTGAAGAGCCACCCCTCTGTACGTCTGCTATAACAAATGGTGTTAAG GTTCGTGCTTCTGCTGCATTTCTGCCTGAGTTCAGCAACCTCCAAGATGAATTAGAGAAGTTTCTGTTTGCATATTCGATTCGCATGTCTCTTTCACCTGATGGCTGTGTCATCAATGGGTTGACCTTCAGTTCTTGCCAGCTGTATTGGAGACACTGGATTATACGAGCTAATGATGCCATTGTCTCTAATGTAAATGCAGAAGCTGTGATTGGGAAG TTTCCACTACTTCGACCTGGTGAGGCGGAGTTTGTTTACGAGAGTTGTACATCTCTACGTGCATCCAAAGGATCAGTCGAAGGCTCTTTTACTTTTGTTCCCGGAAG ATTAGCTGATCCAGAAGGTGCCCCATTTCCCGTGGAAGTAGCTCGATTTCCCCTTCAGCTTCCAGACTACATATTCTGA
- the LOC121790170 gene encoding F-box protein SKIP16-like isoform X2, which translates to MYPWPLVLRVRRCWGRIKAWLAVNFPEALPTLRKGASEDAIEDFEKALKVKLPLPTRVLYRFCDGQELPDEGSSGGMPSSLLGIIGGYTLYDHLVNVFMLPLSQIILDTKSIMDQIGLSSRSKYIVVAASATYSEKLFFLNCGSGQLFVGTRNLVTDGEMLPCVPDTLISSVHDRSGSQQQDAMLLWLEEHGRRLEEGIIKVRQERKMRSINLFPEEPPLCTSAITNGVKVRASAAFLPEFSNLQDELEKFLFAYSIRMSLSPDGCVINGLTFSSCQLYWRHWIIRANDAIVSNVNAEAVIGKFPLLRPGEAEFVYESCTSLRASKGSVEGSFTFVPGRLADPEGAPFPVEVARFPLQLPDYIF; encoded by the exons ATGTATCCATGGCCACTTGTCTTACGGGTTAGAAGGTGCTGGGGCAGAATTAAGGCATGGTTGGCAGTAAACTTTCCGGAGGCTTTGCCAACTCTGCGCAAAGGCGCATCAGAAGATGCGATTGAGGATTTTGAGAAAGCGTTGAAAGTTAAACTGCCTCTCCCTACTAGGGTACTCTACCGATTTTGTGATGGCCAGGAGCTACCGGATGAAGGCTCGAGTGGAGGGATGCCGTCGAGTTTATTGGGTATAATTGGTGGCTACACTCTATATGATCACTTGGTGAATGTGTTTATGTTGCCCTTGAGCCAAATCATACTTGACACGAAGAGTATTATGGATCAAATCGGGCTGAGCAGTAGATCCAAGTATATTGTAGTGGCAGCTTCTGCTACTTACAGTGAAAAGCTTTTCTTTTTGAACTGTGGCAGCGGCCAGCTTTTCGTTGGCACAAGGAATCTTGTGACGGATGGGGAGATGCTTCCTTGTGTTCCGGATACATTGATTAGTTCAGTGCATGATCGATCAGGAAGCCAGCAGCAGGATGCTATGCTTTTGTGGCTTGAAGAACATGGTCGTCGGTTGGAAGAGGGCATTATTAAAGTTCGCCAAGAGAGGAAAATGCGAAGTATCAATTTGTTCCCTGAAGAGCCACCCCTCTGTACGTCTGCTATAACAAATGGTGTTAAG GTTCGTGCTTCTGCTGCATTTCTGCCTGAGTTCAGCAACCTCCAAGATGAATTAGAGAAGTTTCTGTTTGCATATTCGATTCGCATGTCTCTTTCACCTGATGGCTGTGTCATCAATGGGTTGACCTTCAGTTCTTGCCAGCTGTATTGGAGACACTGGATTATACGAGCTAATGATGCCATTGTCTCTAATGTAAATGCAGAAGCTGTGATTGGGAAG TTTCCACTACTTCGACCTGGTGAGGCGGAGTTTGTTTACGAGAGTTGTACATCTCTACGTGCATCCAAAGGATCAGTCGAAGGCTCTTTTACTTTTGTTCCCGGAAG ATTAGCTGATCCAGAAGGTGCCCCATTTCCCGTGGAAGTAGCTCGATTTCCCCTTCAGCTTCCAGACTACATATTCTGA
- the LOC121790191 gene encoding 3beta-hydroxysteroid-dehydrogenase/decarboxylase-like isoform X2 → MDLFPQDFYLCYKVIVQGAKNVVKACRECGIKRLIYNSSADVVFDDVHDIRGGDESLPYSGQFWDMVADLRTQAEALILSANGTDDLLTCALRPCNVFGPGDPQLIPLLVNMVKSNWDKFIIGSGNNMSDFTYIDNVAHAHICAEESLGAQMDTVSGKVFFITNLEPMNIREFAFNFLERLGYPRPFINIPTHISEHIFSFIKLLHRKSDFKRLDPSISIYKLASCTRTFSCHAAQEHIKYSPVVSQKEAMRLTVDSFSNLAVEPVFMRYGCGDEPSKIEKQLGGGQVADILLWRDEKKTFISFALLGFMYHWFFLSGNTFISSLAQLLLLTIVLLCGHHVLSSSVYGSTIPRLPSSCFEISEVDVRSLFFAMKCMWDKVESLIKSLAQGEDWFIFFKVACFMYVFKWIVSQYFVQAIGVALVFVFSLCFVYEQYEEKIDEIAVIVYTIASKLTILLASKFPKPNSSYNPLTRRDLNVGC, encoded by the exons ATGGATTTATTTCCCCAAGATTTTTATCTTTGCTACAAAGTAATCGTTCAAG GTGCAAAGAATGTAGTGAAGGCTTGTCGAGAATGCGGAATTAAACGGCTAATATACAATAGTTCTGCCGATGTAGTTTTTGATGATGTCCATGACATACGTGGCGGAGATGAATCCTTGCCATATTCTGGGCAA TTCTGGGATATGGTTGCTGACCTTAGGACTCAAGCTGAGGCGCTGATATTGTCTGCAAATGGCACTGACGACCTTTTAACTTGTGCACTTCGTCCTTGCAATGTATTTGGACCCGGAGATCCACAACTCATTCCCTTACTGGTGAATATGGTGAAATCCAATTGGGATAAG TTTATTATAGGAAGTGGAAACAATATGTCGGACTTCACATATATTGATAATGTTGCTCATGCCCACATCTGTGCTGAAGAATCTCTGGGTGCTCAGATGGATACCGTGTCTGGCAAG GTCTTCTTTATAACGAATCTGGAGCCAATGAATATTCGGgaatttgcatttaatttccTAGAGCGCTTAGGCTACCCGAG GCCTTTCATTAATATCCCGACTCACATATCTGagcatatattttcttttataaaattgCTTCATCGGAAGTCAGATTTCAAAAGGCTTGATCCATCCATCTCTATTTACAAGTTAGCTTCATGCACAAGGACATTTAGTTGTCATGCTGCTCAGGAACATATTAAGTACTCACCAGTTGTTTCCCAGAAG GAAGCGATGAGACTAACTGTTGATTCATTCTCCAATTTGGCCGTAGAGCCTGTTTTTATGAGATACGGATGCGGCGATGAACCATCCAAAATAGAAAAGCAGTTAGGCGGTGGACAAG TTGCAGATATTTTGCTGTGGCGTGATGAGAAGAAGACCTTCATTAGTTTTGCATTGCTTGGTTTTATGTATCACTGGTTTTTCCTGTCTGGGAATACTTTTATTTCATCTCTTGCCCAACTGCTACTGCTAACCATCGTGTTGCTTTGTGGGCACCATGTTCTATCATCATCTGT ATATGGATCCACAATTCCTAGATTACCATCATCATGTTTTGAGATCTCAGAAGTTGATGTGAGAAGCCTTTTCTTCGCGATGAAATGCATGTGGGATAAGGTGGAATCCCTAATCAAGTCATTGGCTCAAGGAGAAGATTGGTTTATCTTTTTTAAG GTTGCGTGTTTCATGTATGTTTTCAAGTGGATTGTTTCCCAGTACTTTGTCCAGGCCATTGGTGTTG CTTTGGTCTTTGTGTTCAGTTTGTGTTTCGTGTACGAACAATACGAGGAAAAAATAGACGAGATAGCAGTAATTGTATACACGATTGCCAGTAAGTTAACTATCTTGCTGGCTAGCAAATTTCCAAAACCTAACTCTAGCTATAATCCTTTGACGAGGAGGGATCTAAATGTAGGTTGTTAG
- the LOC121790191 gene encoding 3beta-hydroxysteroid-dehydrogenase/decarboxylase-like isoform X1, whose product MPKESGKHSKTCVVLGGRGFIGRALVDRLLKLGNWNVLVADSHKSPELKPSEPLLTDAIASGRAAYFQVDVRDKSQIMEALRGVSVVFFTDSMDLFPQDFYLCYKVIVQGAKNVVKACRECGIKRLIYNSSADVVFDDVHDIRGGDESLPYSGQFWDMVADLRTQAEALILSANGTDDLLTCALRPCNVFGPGDPQLIPLLVNMVKSNWDKFIIGSGNNMSDFTYIDNVAHAHICAEESLGAQMDTVSGKVFFITNLEPMNIREFAFNFLERLGYPRPFINIPTHISEHIFSFIKLLHRKSDFKRLDPSISIYKLASCTRTFSCHAAQEHIKYSPVVSQKEAMRLTVDSFSNLAVEPVFMRYGCGDEPSKIEKQLGGGQVADILLWRDEKKTFISFALLGFMYHWFFLSGNTFISSLAQLLLLTIVLLCGHHVLSSSVYGSTIPRLPSSCFEISEVDVRSLFFAMKCMWDKVESLIKSLAQGEDWFIFFKVACFMYVFKWIVSQYFVQAIGVALVFVFSLCFVYEQYEEKIDEIAVIVYTIASKLTILLASKFPKPNSSYNPLTRRDLNVGC is encoded by the exons ATGCCGAAAGAAAGCGGCAAACACTCGAAAACCTGCGTCGTATTAGGCGGCCGGGGATTTATCGGCCGCGCATTGGTGGATCGTCTGCTCAAACTCGGCAATTGGAACGTCCTAGTCGCCGATTCTCACAAGTCTCCGGAGCTCAAGCCGTCGGAGCCGCTCCTGACCGATGCGATCGCATCCGGCCGCGCCGCTTATTTCCAGGTTGATGTGCGTGATAAATCTCAAATCATGGAAG CTTTGAGAGGGGTATCAGTTGTATTTTTTACTGACTCTATGGATTTATTTCCCCAAGATTTTTATCTTTGCTACAAAGTAATCGTTCAAG GTGCAAAGAATGTAGTGAAGGCTTGTCGAGAATGCGGAATTAAACGGCTAATATACAATAGTTCTGCCGATGTAGTTTTTGATGATGTCCATGACATACGTGGCGGAGATGAATCCTTGCCATATTCTGGGCAA TTCTGGGATATGGTTGCTGACCTTAGGACTCAAGCTGAGGCGCTGATATTGTCTGCAAATGGCACTGACGACCTTTTAACTTGTGCACTTCGTCCTTGCAATGTATTTGGACCCGGAGATCCACAACTCATTCCCTTACTGGTGAATATGGTGAAATCCAATTGGGATAAG TTTATTATAGGAAGTGGAAACAATATGTCGGACTTCACATATATTGATAATGTTGCTCATGCCCACATCTGTGCTGAAGAATCTCTGGGTGCTCAGATGGATACCGTGTCTGGCAAG GTCTTCTTTATAACGAATCTGGAGCCAATGAATATTCGGgaatttgcatttaatttccTAGAGCGCTTAGGCTACCCGAG GCCTTTCATTAATATCCCGACTCACATATCTGagcatatattttcttttataaaattgCTTCATCGGAAGTCAGATTTCAAAAGGCTTGATCCATCCATCTCTATTTACAAGTTAGCTTCATGCACAAGGACATTTAGTTGTCATGCTGCTCAGGAACATATTAAGTACTCACCAGTTGTTTCCCAGAAG GAAGCGATGAGACTAACTGTTGATTCATTCTCCAATTTGGCCGTAGAGCCTGTTTTTATGAGATACGGATGCGGCGATGAACCATCCAAAATAGAAAAGCAGTTAGGCGGTGGACAAG TTGCAGATATTTTGCTGTGGCGTGATGAGAAGAAGACCTTCATTAGTTTTGCATTGCTTGGTTTTATGTATCACTGGTTTTTCCTGTCTGGGAATACTTTTATTTCATCTCTTGCCCAACTGCTACTGCTAACCATCGTGTTGCTTTGTGGGCACCATGTTCTATCATCATCTGT ATATGGATCCACAATTCCTAGATTACCATCATCATGTTTTGAGATCTCAGAAGTTGATGTGAGAAGCCTTTTCTTCGCGATGAAATGCATGTGGGATAAGGTGGAATCCCTAATCAAGTCATTGGCTCAAGGAGAAGATTGGTTTATCTTTTTTAAG GTTGCGTGTTTCATGTATGTTTTCAAGTGGATTGTTTCCCAGTACTTTGTCCAGGCCATTGGTGTTG CTTTGGTCTTTGTGTTCAGTTTGTGTTTCGTGTACGAACAATACGAGGAAAAAATAGACGAGATAGCAGTAATTGTATACACGATTGCCAGTAAGTTAACTATCTTGCTGGCTAGCAAATTTCCAAAACCTAACTCTAGCTATAATCCTTTGACGAGGAGGGATCTAAATGTAGGTTGTTAG